A stretch of DNA from Triticum dicoccoides isolate Atlit2015 ecotype Zavitan chromosome 2A, WEW_v2.0, whole genome shotgun sequence:
TGTCATAAGCAACATAATTTTGATCATCTACCAATCAGCAAACAAACTGTAGTCCTACAATGTTTCTTTCCTTTTCGCATTAACTGAGCTGTATATCAGTGGTTAACGTGTGATTTTGGTCTCGCTGTCAGCTTATGCGCATATGAGTGGGATTCATACATTTGTTGTGAATTGGCTGCATCGACAATGCTGCGCTTAGCTTTGGCTAGTTCTGCTTGTTTGCATTCCTTATTAGCACAGGACACACGGCTTTGACTCTTGACCACAGAGTCTAGAGCTTGCGTTCGTTTGAAGTTGAGGAAATGCATGAAAGACTTAAGAAAACCTGAAAACTATTGTCATAGAAAACACAGTTTGGATTATCTACCAATCAGCAAAAAAACTGCGGTCATCCAATATTTTTCTTCCAGCATTAATTAAGTTGTGTAGGAGTGGGATGTGGCATGGCATGTCAAATGAGGCACTTGACAAAGTGTTTGAGATGCGTGCATCTATGGAGAATGTCACTTGTCTGCTTATGCCTGCCGTTTGTTCGTCACATGTGCTGGCTCAAGCAGACTAGGAGGGTTTCTCCCTTAAAAAATTGCAGACAAGGGTCTTAACGAAATGCGTTGCAATTTGCAGGAATGGCCATGTCTGTTGCCTTGCAGCCTGAAAGGGTGATTGTTGAGAAGAAGAGACCTGATGTTAAACAAAGGAGAGTGGTCGTCACTGGCATGGGTGTAGTGACGCCACTGGGTCATGATCCTGATGTGTTTTACAACAACCTTCTTGACGGTCATAGTGGAATAAGCGAGATTGAGACGTTTGACTGCTCCAAGTTTCCCACGGTAATACATGGCTGATGGTTTACTTCCTTTATGTACAGTAGAGGCAGGATCACTGTTGCAATATAGTTGAATATGTTCTTCCAGGGATTGACATGTGGATTTGTGTACAGAGAATTGCAGGAGAGATCAAATCCTTCTCTACCGAAGGTTGGGTTGTACCCAAGCTATCTAAGCGAATGGACAAGTTCATGCTGTATTTGATAACTGCTGGTAAGAAAGCATTGGAAAACGGTGGACTCACCGAAGAAGTCAGGAATGATTTGGATAAAACCAGATGTGGGGTTCTCATTGGCTCTGCGATGGGCGGCATGAAGGTGTGGATTTCCCTGCTGTACTAATATAGTTATATCTCTAAAATGATGATTATTTTTTGACAGATGCCTATTTCCAATAATTTCATACAAGTTACGATATAATATCATGCAGGTGTTTAATGATGCGATTGAAGCGTTAAGGGTTTCTTACAGGAAAATGAACCCGTTTTGTGTTCCCTTTGCTACTACTAATATGGGTTCTGCAATACTTGCAATGGATCTGGTAATATACAATATCTTTTCATGCATGGTTAAGACCACAGTTAttatactcaaaacagaaggaaaaCGACTATAGTtcttgatggctatattttctgttaTTCATAGGGCTGGATGGGGCCAAACTACTCTATTTCCACTGCATGTGCAACCAGTAACTTTTGTATCCTCAACGCAGCAAACCATATCAGAAGAGGGGAAGCTGTAAGTAACTCCATGTTTGCATGATCTATGGGGGAGGTTAATATTGTatgatattttttttcaaaatttccagGATGTCATGCTTTGTGGTGGTTCTGATGCGCCACTCATCCCAATTGGTATGTGATCCTGATAATTGTTAAAACTAGAAAGGATAATTTCTATTCTAACTCCAACAACGTCGTCGTCTCTTTTCAGTTTCCCACTTTTTATCCCGATTTTCGCTGTTTTGAGACTTTAAGATGTTTCATGCAGGATTGGGAGGTTTTGTTGCCTGCAGAGCTCTTTCACAGAGGAACAGTGACCCAACAAAAGCTTCCCGGCCCTGGGATATGGTTAGTGTACTTTGCTTTACAAAATCAATGTTGCTAGACACTTTACTTCATGCGCATTAGCTGGCTATTTTTTTTTTCAAGATCAGTTTGCAGACCGAATGCCACTATCTATATTTCGCTATCCAAACACACTGGCACTTTGCTGGCTTATGGGCTTTTTTGAAAATGAACTTTGTGGCTTGGTTTTTGCAACGTGCCAAATTTTAACAGGGTATATTTTATGTTGTAGGACCGTGATGGTTTTGTTATGGGAGAAGGGGCAGGTGTGCTAGTATTGGAAGAACTTGAGCATGCTAAGGTTCTATACATACTGTTCCATTAATCCCTGTCATATGGATCTGTTGCTTGTTATTTTTCAGTTGGGTTGACTTGATACTAATGTTCAACTATTCGACACTTTCTGCTCTGGGTGAATGTTCTGCAGCAAAGAGGTGCAACAATATATGCTGAATTTCTTGGTGGAAGCTTCACATGCGATGCTTACCATATGACCGAGCCGCATCCTGAAGGTGAAATACACATTCTAACTTTGTCTTGCTCTTCCGTTTTCTTACCTAAATATCATCTCCTTCCAACATCTACATTTCCTCCATATCAGGAACGGGGATCACTCTCTGCATTGAGAAGGCACTGGCTGATTCAGGGGTAGCAAGGGAAGAAATTAACTATGTGAATGCGCATGCAACATCTACACAATCAGGCGATTTGAAGGAGTATGAAGCGATCGTTCGTTGCTTCGGCCagaaccctcaggtatatattaccTGATGCCAGAATGTTTTAGCAACTTCAGGAATCACATCAAATAAATTATACACATATCCTTTTGCAGCTAAGGGTGAACTCAACAAAATCAATGACCGGGCATCTTATAGGAGCAGCTGGTGGAATAGAAGCTGTTGCTTGTATACAAGTAAGGAGCTCTTGTTTGCTATAGTTTTATTCGTTTATCCTATTACTTGGACAGAACTTCAGTTTCTTGAATTATCCATTAAGGACTATGGATTTCTTGAATCTTGTCTCATTGTTTCCACATTAGTTTTGTCTTCTCAAATATTGATCCAATATGCTGATCTCTAGTTCAATTGGTAGTAGATGTAGAAAGAAAACATGAAGCTTTGTATTTAACAGCCTGCATCTGTTGGAATTAGTGAAATGTAACAATATAACCAGTATATCTATTAAGGATAGACAATCTACTGCTTACATAGCTATTTCTTACATCATTGATCATTCGCATATAACATTTGAACTGGGTCTGTATGAGAACAATAGTTACAAACAAGCAAGTCAAAAGTTGAAGTGTCGAGCAACAGATTCTATCTACATGATACTCcctctaaagaaatataagagcatctaAACGGAGGGACTACTACTTTTCTCCAGCTTTTCTGAGAAGATCTATAGACGTCATTCATTTAATGTTAGTACAATTGTTAATGCGAGATCATCATGGTTGTATTACTCATTACTTTTTGTTCTGTTGTTCATTGCAGGCTATAAGAACTGGTTGGGTCCATCCAAATCTGAATTTGGAGAACCCAGAAAAAGTAGTGGTAAGCTTGTTGCAAATTATTGTTTTTCACTGTAGATCTACCTTTTGGACTTATCTCTTATTTGGTTGGTAAAATATCTTGAATAGATTGAAGCCTGCCTCCTTAACTATATTGACCCCCACCAGATTTGCTTATTATTTGCTAGCACTAAATAAGCTAAGATATGAATGAACAAATTTTGCAGTAATATATCACTAGAGCTCATTTCATCCAATGAATGTTCTGATCTCAATCTTGGCTACAGGATGTGGGCGTTTTAGTTGGAGCAGAGAAGGAGAGGTGCGAAGTAAAGGTGGCGCTGTCAAACTCATTTGGATTCGGTGGGCATAACTCATCAATTCTGTTTGCCCCCTTCAAGTAAACCTGGGACGGTGATCTGCTTACTTCCTTGTTGTCTGATTATGAAATGGAACTGGAACTGGAACTGCATATACAAGACTAGTGGAGTAGCTAGGCGGCTTCTTTGAATATTACATGGAGGTCTGAGCTAAGAAGATCATCGTATTACTTACAGTCGAGCTAAGAGAGCCTCCGAGCCCCCAGCCATGTTCATATTTGTCGCCATCGCATCGCAGGCACATCCCCTGTTAAAGGGTCCAGTCTTCCTTTCGCAAGCGAAGAATCATGTGGTGTAGCCTATGGCCTATGTTTATTGTTATTCAAGTACAGTATTGTTGGATAAACCATGATTCGCCCTTCCTGGGCCTGCTACTTTTCAACTCGCCGTCTGCCCCTCGTGGGTGCTCTTTCCTAGGTTTGGTGACGAGAGAGCCTTGCAGAGGTGCTGCTGCTGGGATTTGCTGTTGTATTCATGTTCTAGTAACCGTGGTTCGTGTAAGCATGCCTGAACTTGGCAGCACTGCTCCTCCCTCGTTGATTTATAGTATACTTATTCTCCATGTGAGATTTCCTGTTAGCCGGATTAAAGTCGTTGTAATCATGGTATTGCTTGATTTTCTCCCCAAATTTTTTGGGGCAAACATTGCCCGAAAACTGTCCTGTAAAATAAGCTCAGGCACATTGAAACAGTCCGGAGATTTTCATGCCAAATGATTATGGAATTCAGAGAGCAAGGGCGTGTTCGGTAGCCCTCCGTGACCGATAaagcgtcaactccaactccagtaATCCAGCTCCAGCTTCTCACGATCGATCCCCGGCTTCTTATTTTCCAAGGGAATTGGCTCCTCGTGAGAACCACTCCCCGTCCCACCCTTCGATCTCCATACTGCGAAAACAAACACTGATCACTTGAACACATTTTGGAACAGTCACGGATCGCTACTTAAGCAGATGACGAACTTGGCAGCAATGATTCGATCTCTACTGTGATTCATGCGTGTACGGCTTACCATGGCAAGGCTACGTCTTCGCCGTCCCG
This window harbors:
- the LOC119353796 gene encoding 3-oxoacyl-[acyl-carrier-protein] synthase II, chloroplastic-like — translated: MTAAAPPLCAWLVAAGAHADCGADEQHRQTQCLDAGSGATFGLDRRPLGARRRGSARSGMAMSVALQPERVIVEKKRPDVKQRRVVVTGMGVVTPLGHDPDVFYNNLLDGHSGISEIETFDCSKFPTRIAGEIKSFSTEGWVVPKLSKRMDKFMLYLITAGKKALENGGLTEEVRNDLDKTRCGVLIGSAMGGMKVFNDAIEALRVSYRKMNPFCVPFATTNMGSAILAMDLGWMGPNYSISTACATSNFCILNAANHIRRGEADVMLCGGSDAPLIPIGLGGFVACRALSQRNSDPTKASRPWDMDRDGFVMGEGAGVLVLEELEHAKQRGATIYAEFLGGSFTCDAYHMTEPHPEGTGITLCIEKALADSGVAREEINYVNAHATSTQSGDLKEYEAIVRCFGQNPQLRVNSTKSMTGHLIGAAGGIEAVACIQAIRTGWVHPNLNLENPEKVVDVGVLVGAEKERCEVKVALSNSFGFGGHNSSILFAPFK